A genomic stretch from Plutella xylostella chromosome 14, ilPluXylo3.1, whole genome shotgun sequence includes:
- the LOC119694249 gene encoding catalase, whose amino-acid sequence MKQAAALALLLALTAAAGEGEGDREHVWERDRRSHETDRDKAHQYFSNDRDILADSARERDAEDEEHHDRDVDANVDPASAQLDEWKAKHKPRLLTTAAGAPVDVRSAFTLNSDLLDNPFFLDTINSITNERIPNREVNAKGSGAFGYFEVTNEVTKYTKAKLFEKVGKRTRVLARLGTSQSETGGSDLEPLGLRGLSVKFYTEEGNLDLLSIQIPVFFFKDPQLFTFTARALRRNPKTYLKDFTAVYDFLTLHPESLHSFMWMASEYGLPRGFRRMNAFPIHCYEIYNEKGEQFYVRFKFLSELGYDSFTLKEARELGADDPDFFIRDLYNAIALARPPAWRLHMDVLHDVHAVDFDPFDVTRLWRNGTYHTVEVGRLVLDRNVDNHFAQVEQAAFNPNHLVPGIAGPRDQLFRGRILAYTGAQIHRLGVNNHKIPVNCPLRAATYNRDGAGPVGDNERDAPVYFPNSFHGPAPRVEAAAPERLVVRHSARVDLQPARDFYRLVLRRPAQRRRLVDNMAAHMQRVPRATRRPFLRLLRAVDQELAARLQAALERLDRRRLPRLVDDVPRNTRDYSEL is encoded by the exons ATGAagcaggcggcggcgctggcgctGCTGCTCGCCCTGACCGCGGCCGCGGGGGAGGGGGAGGGGGACCGGGAGCACGTGTGGGAGCGAGACCGGAGGAGCCACGAGACAGACAGGGACAAGGCACATCAGTACTTCTCTAACGACAGAGATATACTAGCTGATAGCGCAAGGGAAAGGGATGCAGAAGACGAGGAACATCACGACAGAGACGTGGACGCCAACGTGGACCCGGCGTCCGCTCAGCTCGACGAGTGGAAAGCTAAACATAAG CCGCGGCTGCTGACgacggcggcgggcgcgccggTCGACGTGCGCAGCGCCTTCACGCTGAACTCCGACCTGCTGGACAACCCCTTCTTCCTCGACACCATCAACTCCATCACCAACGAACGCATCCCCAACAGAGAG GTCAACGCTAAAGGCTCCGGAGCGTTCGGTTACTTTGAAGTGACAAATGAAGTGACCAAGTACACCAAAGCGAAGCTGTTCGAGAAGGTGGGCAAGCGCACGCGCGTGCTGGCGCGGCTCGGCACGTCGCAGAGCGAGACCGGCGGCAGCGACCTGGAGCCGCTGGGCCTGCGCGGGCTCTCCGTCAAGTTCTACACCGAGGAGGGCAACCTCGACCTGCTCAGCATACAGATCCCCGTCTTCTTCTTCAAGGACCCGCAGCTCTTCACCTTCACGGCGCGAGCGCTCCGGAGGAACCCCAAGACTTACCTTAAAGACTTCACGGCGGTCTACGATTTCCTCACGCTGCACCCCGAATCTCTGCATTCCTTCATGTGGATGGCTTCCGAGTACGGCCTTCCTCGAGGATTTAGAAGAATGAACGCCTTCCCCATTCattgttatgaaatatatAACGAGAAAGGCGAACAGTTCTACGTCAGATTTAAGTTCCTCTCGGAGCTCGGCTACGATAGCTTCACACTGAAGGAGGCGCGTGAGCTCGGCGCCGACGACCCCGACTTCTTCATCCGCGACCTGTACAACGCCATCGCGCtggcccggccgcccgcctggCGCCTCCACATGGACGTGCTGCACGACGTCCACGCCGTGGACTTCGACCCCTTCGACGTGACGCGGCTGTGGAGGAACGGCACGTACCACACCGTGGAGGTGGGCCGCCTCGTGCTGGACCGCAACGTGGACAACCACTTCGCGCAGGTGGAGCAGGCGGCGTTCAACCCGAACCACCTGGTCCCGGGCATCGCGGGCCCGCGCGACCAGCTGTTCCGCGGCCGCATCCTCGCCTACACCGGCGCGCAGATCCACCGCCTCGGCGTCAACAACCACAAGATCCCGGTGAACTGCCCGCTGCGCGCCGCCACCTACAACCGCGACGGCGCCGGCCCCGTGGGGGACAACGAGCGCGACGCGCCGGTGTACTTCCCCAACTCGTTCCacggccccgcgccgcgcgtggaggcggcggcgccggAGCGCCTGGTCGTGCGGCACAGCGCGCGCGTGGACCTGCAGCCCGCGCGGGACTTCTACCGGCTCGTGCTGCGGCGCCCGGCGCAGCGCCGGCGGCTCGTGGACAACATGGCGGCGCACATGCAGCGCGTGCCGCGCGCCACGCGCCGCCCCTTCCTGCGCCTGCTGCGCGCCGTGGACCAGGAGCTGGCCGCGCGCCTGCAGGCCGCGCTGGAGCGCCTCGACCGCCGGCGCCTGCCGCGCCTAGTCGATGACGTTCCGAGGAACACACGCGACTACTCGGAGCTGTGA
- the LOC119694330 gene encoding host cell factor 1 — protein MKENTVLKWQKVYNPTGPQPRPRHGHRAVAIKDLMIVFGGGNEGIVHELHVFNTTTNQWFVPVTKGEVPPGCAAYGFVVDGTRLLVFGGMVEYGKYSNDLYELQASRWEWKRLKPLPPKQGLPPCPRLGHSFTLLNGKVYLFGGLANESDDPKNNIPRYLNDLYTLELYPNSSMTVWDLPLTYGQSPPPRESHSGVASTDRASGKASLIIYGGMSGSRLGDLWLLDVASMAWSRPEVAGPAPLPRSLHTATVIGHHMYVYGGWVPLVPDESKLATHEKEWKCTNTLASLDLEAMTWDDISLERFDDCVPRARAGHSAVAIQTRLYIWSGRDGYRKTWNNQICCKDLWYLEVGVPPPGGRVALVRAGTTSLELCWPPINTVTTYLLQIQKCGKVAPARFPSGGEPVPAAPPAAAPEPAPEPAPRPAPPAPTTPQKLAPTPVKVTAPPQLPTAAAATVKLSPSTPAAKPVTYQTKALPKSPGAATSPQVKLATPGVTRIVSAAGAASGAGAVRVSAASAGGTLVLSGSPGGAGPRFVQVKAGGGAVPVKLGGNVPVRLAAGNVPLKLGAALPGKLPAGAVQKVAVSSPGGTLKLGGNVLVKGSPAGKLPVKLGGVLTPGAATPGKAPVYKIVTSAQGKAEMASPALRPAGAAARPGVRAVRPQGALLRPAASPGIPVIIKKSGAGGAPAGSAPQYVTLVKTSTGMTVATMPKMAMVQNRAVAPAAAGGAAGVGGATIVKLVSAGGVGGNKIITLPSNMLQLGKAGAAGKQTIVITKSAPQPAPPQ, from the coding sequence ATGAAGGAAAATACCGTACTTAAGTGGCAAAAAGTGTACAATCCCACCGGTCCTCAACCACGGCCTCGCCATGGTCACCGGGCTGTGGCGATCAAAGATTTGATGATAGTTTTCGGTGGTGGCAACGAAGGGATAGTTCACGAGCTTCACGTCTTCAACACCACGACAAACCAATGGTTCGTACCCGTAACGAAGGGAGAAGTGCCCCCGGGATGCGCCGCCTACGGCTTCGTCGTCGACGGGACGCGCCTCCTCGTTTTTGGCGGCATGGTCGAGTACGGCAAGTATTCTAACGATCTGTACGAACTGCAAGCTTCGCGGTGGGAATGGAAACGTCTGAAGCCCCTGCCGCCCAAGCAGGGCCTGCCGCCGTGCCCGCGCCTCGGCCACAGCTTCACGCTGCTCAACGGCAAGGTGTACCTGTTCGGCGGGCTGGCCAACGAGAGCGACGACCCCAAGAACAACATCCCGCGCTACCTGAACGACCTGTACACGCTGGAGCTGTACCCCAACTCGTCCATGACGGTGTGGGACCTGCCGCTGACGTACGGgcagtcgccgccgccgcgcgagTCGCACAGCGGCGTGGCCAGCACGGACCGCGCCAGCGGCAAGGCCTCGCTCATCATCTACGGCGGCATGTCGGGCTCGCGTCTCGGCGACCTGTGGCTGCTGGACGTGGCGTCCATGGCGTGGTCGCGGCCCGAGGTGGCGGGCCCCGCGCCGCTGCCGCGCTCGCTGCACACCGCCACCGTCATCGGCCACCACATGTACGTGTACGGCGGCTGGGTGCCGCTCGTGCCCGACGAGAGCAAGCTCGCCACGCACGAGAAGGAGTGGAAGTGCACCAACACGCTGGCCTCGCTGGACCTGGAGGCCATGACCTGGGACGACATCTCGCTGGAGCGCTTCGACGACTGCGTgccgcgcgcgcgcgccggccACAGCGCCGTCGCCATCCAGACGCGCCTCTACATCTGGTCCGGTCGCGACGGCTACCGCAAGACGTGGAACAACCAGATCTGCTGCAAGGACCTGTGGTACCTGGAGGTGGGCGTGCCGCCGCCGGGCGGGCGCGTGGCGCTCGTGCGCGCTGGCACCACCTCGCTGGAGCTGTGCTGGCCGCCCATCAACACCGTCACCACCTACCTGCTGCAGATACAGAAGTGCGGCAAGGTGGCGCCCGCGCGCTTCCCGTCCGGCGGCGAGCCCGTGCCCgcggcgccgcccgccgccgcgccggagCCCGCGCCCGAGCCCGCCCCgcggcccgcgccgcccgcgcccaccACCCCGCAGAAACTGGCGCCCACTCCGGTGAAGGTGACGGCGCCGCCGCAGCTGCCGACCGCGGCCGCCGCCACCGTCAAGCTCTCGCCGAGCACGCCGGCCGCCAAGCCCGTCACGTACCAGACCAAGGCGCTGCCCAAGTCCCCAGGCGCGGCGACGTCGCCGCAGGTGAAGCTGGCGACCCCGGGCGTGACGCGCATCGTgtcggcggcgggcgcggcgagcggcgcgggcgcggtgCGGGTGAGCGCGGCGAGCGCGGGCGGCACGCTGGTGCTGAGCGGCTCGCCGGGCGGCGCCGGGCCTCGCTTCGTGCAGGTGaaggcgggcggcggcgccgtgCCGGTGAAGCTGGGCGGCAACGTGCCAGTGCGGCTCGCGGCCGGTAATGTGCCGCTGAAGCTGGGCGCCGCGCTGCCGGGCAAGCTGCCCGCCGGCGCCGTGCAGAAGGTGGCGGTGAGCTCGCCGGGCGGCACCCTGAAGCTGGGCGGCAACGTGCTGGTGAAGGGCAGTCCCGCCGGCAAGCTGCCTGTGAAGCTGGGCGGCGTGCTGACCCCGGGCGCGGCGACGCCGGGCAAGGCGCCCGTGTACAAGATAGTGACGTCGGCGCAGGGCAAGGCGGAGATGGCGTCCCCGGCGCTGCggccggcgggcgcggcggcgcggcccgGCGTGCGCGCCGTGCGGCCGCAGGGGGCGCTGCTGCGGCCCGCCGCCTCGCCCGGCATCCCCGTCATCATCAAGAAGTCGGGCGCAGGCGGCGCGCCGGCGGGCTCCGCGCCGCAGTACGTGACGCTCGTGAAGACCTCCACGGGGATGACGGTAGCCACGATGCCCAAGATGGCGATGGTGCAGAACCGCGCGGTGGCGCCGGCGGCGGCAGGTGGCGCGGCCGGCGTGGGCGGCGCCACCATCGTGAAGCTGGTGTCGGCGGGCGGCGTGGGCGGCAACAAGATCATCACGCTGCCCTCCAACATGCTGCAGCTGGGCAAGGCGGGCGCGGCCGGCAAGCAGACCATCGTCATCACCAAGTCGGCGCcgcagcccgcgccgccgcagtGA